The sequence TAGTATCTGTCGAACACCACAAATccttacaagtggtatcagagcttccACTTGACATATTAAATGCTGATTCTGGCTTTTGTTTTGTGTTGACAGAATAAATAATCAATGGATACATCACTTGCTAATGCAGCGCTTCGACCACCAGTCCTAGATGGAACCAATTACAGCCTATGGAAGGTCAAAATGAGATGCTACATAAAATCCTTAGATGAAAGGGCATGGCAGCGTGTCATCAATGGATGGACTTCACCAAGCATGACAGATCAAGATGGTGACAGCCTACCAAAACCTGAAACTGACTGGACTGCTGATGAAGTGCAAAGTTCGAACTATAACTCTAAGGCCTTGAATGCTATATTTACGTCAGTTGACACAAACATGTTCAGTTTAATCACAAACTGTACTTCTGCTAAAAGCGCATGGGATACCCTCCAAAGACACTGTGAAGGTTCCGAAAGTGTGCGACGAACCAGATTGAGAATGCTTTCTTCCAAATTCGAGATAATGAGGATGGAAGAATCTGATAACATATTGGAATATGATCGTCGCCTACGAGAAATTGCTAATGAGGCGTTCAGTCTTGGAAATCCCATCTCTAATGAACGACTAGTTAGTAAGGTTCTCCGTTCTTTGCCTGAAagattcaacataaaaatctgTGCGATAGATGAAGCCAAGGATACGAGGCAAATGGCTTTGGAAGACCTTATCAGTTCACTTCGGACTTTTGAGATGAACTTAGACATGCAGAAGAAGGATAAAGGGAAAACAATTGCATTCCAAGCTTCAAACAACACCTACAATGACCTAATTCAAATATCCCAAGAAGTCAATGAATCAGACCTTTGTGAGGACTCTAGCTCCTTTATCACAAAAAAATTCGGGgattatttgaaaagaattagagataagaagaaggatgcacaacccTCAAAATTTCCAAGTCTTCCTACACCTGAAAGACCACAAAGACTTCCTGGCAAACAAAAATCTCAACCGAGGAATGAAGGCAGAGAGAAATTTGACTCAAAGAAGTATGATTCAGTACAGTGTAGAGAGTGTAAGGGGTTTGGTCACTATGCCAATGAATGTGTCAACAGATTGCGGAAAAATAAAGGCTACAATGTTTCCCTAAGCGATGAAGAATCTGATGTGGATGAGAAATACGCTGATGACGATAATCAAACCTCCTTGACTGCATTATTGACAGAAAAACACTGGCTGCAAGTGAACCCTTCAGGTGTTGCCCTAGGTGTTGCCACACCTGTCCGCAACATTTGCGAAAAATCGGTCTGTTTACAATCTACAGCTTCTGAAAATTTGAATGTAGATGATGAATTGAAAGTTGATGATGAAGATATCACTCTTGAGAGTATACAAAAACTCTATGAAGAGTTGTTTGAAGATTGGACTAAAAGAAACAAGTTGAACTCAAGTCTCATGAAGGAGAACATCGATCTAAAAGCCGTGGTTGACAAACTTGAAGTAATCCTGAGCAAAAAGGATTTGGAACTAGGTACAACCAAGGACGAACTTCAAAAGGCAACTGAGACTTTGTCCAAATTCAATTCAAGCACATCCAAGCTTGATtccatacttttgatgggaagagatgacaagaaTGGCTTAGGTTTCAAAGACAGTGTGTTCGAAATTGGTGAATCCTCAAATTCAACTGTTTTTGTGAAAGGAAAAGCTGATACATCAACACAGCCTCAACCCACGCCCTCAATCAAAAGTGATCCTCCGAAAAGACAACATTCTGCACCCGTtcctaagaaaagaaaacacagggtatgtatgtcattactgttttaagcctggacatatcaggcccTACTGTTTTAAACTCAGGGATGACTGTATGAATCGAAAGTCGAGTCGGATGTTGTCCCGAATGTTGTCCAACATTTCTCGAAACACCTCCCACCATCGACCTACAGTAAGACAAATTTGGGTACCAAAGGTAAAGACTCGCTGTAAAGTTGTCTatacttttttaaaaactaaCACTGCAGGTTATTGGtattttgatagtggaagctcacgcCACATGACGGGATCACGAGAATATCTTATCGATTATGTTGAACAAAAATGTGGTAGAGTAACCTATGGAGGGGGAGCTAaaggaaaaattgttggaaagagaaccttgaatgttgaaggactaccaaagctccacaatgtgcttcatgttgaaggattaaattcaaatttgattagCATAAGCCAATTGTGTGATGATAATTTGCATGTGAAGTTCGATAAACATacttgtgaagtttttgatgaaactaaCATGTGCATAATGACAGGTACAAGGTCTTCGGATAATTGCTATCAAATAGGTGAAGAACgttcatgcaaacatgcacaAATTACTGAACTCGACCTTTGGCATCAAAAACTCggtcatgcaaacttcaaaacCTTGAAAAATTTGAGTAAGTACGATGCTGTACGAGGTATGCCTAATCTTTCATCTGGTATACCATATGTGTGCGGAGATTGTCAAAAAGGTAAACAGATTCGCATGTCGCATCCAGTGTTGCCAACATCTGGAACAACACGCTGTCTGGAGTTACTACATATGGACCTTATGGGTCCTATGGAAGTTGAAAGCCTCGGAGGTAAGAAATATTCCTTTGTGtgtgttgatgatttctcacgtTTTTCATGGGTTAGATTTATTAGAGAGAAATCAGATACTTTCAATGTATTCAAAACTTTGATCAAAAGAATCACCAACTTCCACAACCTGAAGGTGAGAAGGATCAGGACTGATCATGGTAAAGAATTTGAAAACTCTTCATTCTCATCTTTTTGTGACAGGAAAGGaatttcacatgaattttcagcaCCAAAAACCCCACAGCAAAATGGCATTGCCGAACGCAAAAACAGGACGTTGCAAGAAATGGCAAGGGTGATGCTAGCTTCGAAGAGTATTTCAAAGCGTTTTTGGGCAGAGGCCCTAAATACGGCTTGTCATATTTCAAATAGGgtgtatttaagaagtggttcaaccatgacttcttatgaaataatcatgggaaagaagcctaatcttaaatattttcatgtttttggttgtgtGTGTTACACTTTGAATGACAGGGATCAACTTGCTAAGTTTGATTCAAAGAGTGATAAGTGTTTATTTTTGGGATATGCCACTGATAGTCGTGCTTATCGTATGCTTAACTTAAGAACTAGGACTATTGTGGAATctattaatgttgtttttgatgattgtGCAGATCTCAAGAAGAAAACTGCTGAAGATGATGTGGAAGACCTACTGGAAATTCCAATCATACTGGAAAATGCAGATGTTGCcccagatgttgcaacatctggcacaacatgtGACACTGAAGTCACCAAATCGCAAGAAGATGCTCACAGCGATGATGAGGCAGTGGATGATGGATCGTGTATTCCAAGCAAAATCCAAAAGAATCATCCAGCATCTCAAATCATTGGAGGGATGCATGAAGAAGTTCGAACCCGAAAGAAAGACAAAGTTGACTATCGAAAAATGGTTGGACTAGTGTGCATGAGTACCATCTACTCAAAGGTTAGATTTTCATGCTTTGTATCTCAACTTGAACCTAAAAATGTCGATGATGCACTAAAAGATGAGTTCTGGATCAATGCTATGCATGATGAGCTTGAAGAGTTTGTTCGAAATGATGTTTGGACTTTAGTTCCACCCCCTGATCATGGCAATATAATTGgtacaaaatggatttttaaaaataaaactgatgagTCAGGGAACATCATTCGAAACAAAGCAAGGTTGGTTGCTCAAGGATACACTCAGGTTGAAggggttgattttgatgaaaccttTGCACCTGTTGCCCGCATTGAGTCAATCCGACTTTTGCTAGCCATTGCATGctttatgaaaatcaaattgtttcaaatggatgttaaaagtgcatttttgaatggtatcttgtgtgaagaagtatatgttagaCAGCCTAAAGGATTCGAGGATCCACATAATCTTGATCATGTGTACAAGTTGAAAAAGGCTCTCTATGGCTTGAAGCAAGCACCTCGTGCTTGGTATGGCAGACTGACTGAATACCTACTCGAAATCGGTTTCAAAAGAGGTGAGGTAGATAAGACTCTGTTTATTCAAAAATCCAAAGGTGAGATCCTTATTTGTCAaatctatgttgatgatataatctttggttCTTCGTCTCAAAAGCATGCTAATGATTTTGTTGAGTGTATGTCTTCTAcctttgaaatgagcatggttggTGAGTTGAGTTACTTTCTTGGTTTGCAAATTAAACAATTGCATGATGGCATCTTTTTGTGCCAAAGTAAGTACGCCAAAAATCTGATAAAGAAATTTGCTAATGAGAACACCAAGCACATGAAGACACCTATGGgctcaaatgaaaaattatccaaagacGATGNNNNNNNNNNNNNNNNNNNNNNNNNNNNNNNNNNNNNNNNNNNNNNNNNNNNNNNNNNNNNNNNNNNNNNNNNNNNNNNNNNNNNNNNNNNNNNNNNNNNNNNNNNNNNNNNNNNNNNNNNNNNNNNNNNNNNNNNNNNNNNNNNNNNNNNNNNNNNNNNNNNNNNNNNNNNNNNNNNNNNNNNNNNNNNNNNNNNNNNNNNNNNNNNNNNNNNNNNNNNNNNNNNNNNNNNNNNNNNNNNNNNNNNNNNNNNNNNNNNNNNNNNNNNNNNNNNNNNNNNNNNNNNNNNNNNNNNNNNNNNNNNNNNNNNNNNNNNNNNNNNNNNNNNNNNNNNNNNNNNNNNNNNNNNNNNNNNNNNNNNNNNNNNNNNNNNNNNNNNNNNNNNNNNNNNNNNNNNNNNNNNNNNNNNNNNNNNNNNNNNNNNNNNNNNNNNNNNNNNNNNNNNNNNNNNNNNNNNNNNNNNNNNNNNNNNNNNNNNNNNNNNNNNNNNNNNNNNNNNNNNNaaaaaaaaaaaaaacaaagcctAAATTTTTCCCTCGGGCCTAGTTTTCCATTATTCAGGTGCTTATCCAATTAGCCGGAGATGACAATTCTTAATATATTAATCTCTCcgtctttaatataaatattaaattttttcattcattttttttaatattattttttctattttttaccAACCTgcttatattattaattattttcgacattttttatattatattaaaaacacTAATTAAATAAGGATAAAATAAAAACGTATTCGTGAAATTTTAGTTTCCAATAAATTTCTTAGTGTGTGTGAAAACACAAATAGACTTTTATATGTAGGAGTACCgagggaaattttttttatttttgattatgttatgggtataattttcatttaaatgaaatttccCAGTAGATAATAATGTTGGTCTACGTTGGTAAAGAAAATAGTAATATAATTACTTTTCCATGCGTTTCAGAATGGGAAACTTGTTGGAAGTGAAGATGAAATTATCAAAATGGAGAATCATGCAGCTTAACTAGTCTTTAAATGAATTTCCtggaaatttttatatataactgGACTTTTTCGTTTCTTCTTGAACAAAATATTCCAGTCCTTTAATGGTCACAAATTGGTTCAaacgagacggtctcacgtgagaCGAATCGATGcgattcataaaaataatattttttacatgaaAAACAATACTTTATCATGAGAAGGATCGAACATGATTTtcgtataaaaaaattgaaccaTTAGATGAAGCAGTAATACGAATTTTTTATTGGTTCAAATCTATATTAAATTTTGCTGTGTaatcatacacatatatatactatatataaTAATACGGAAGTCATAATATATAGAAAAGAATGTCTTATCTAATTTTTAGAACTTTCCGCTTCTTTCTTTATTTGGCCCGCcctatttctttctttattttttttatgagaaattagatttatgtaaaaaaatctttaaaaaaatttcatgataggaaatttttatttttattttttaacaatatttaaaataatcgtccGGACATGCATGTAACATGTGCATATGGAagctaacacacacacatatatatatttgtgtgtccCTGACGAATAAGTTCGATTACATTCATAAACTAATCAAAATAACTCATATATAAGATATAAAAgtctttaaaatgctaaaacatcttACAAGCTCTAAAAACTAGCAAAGTATTTCAGATAAGCTTAACCCAACGACCTCTATAAAATAAGAAAGAGTTTttctaatatattaaaaaatatagagatTAGATTAACTATTTTTAGtaaacatttataaaaaaaaaaacatcatgtTCAATTTATCTATCATATATCACTATATAGTAAAAATCGACAGTTAAtctaaatcaataatataaaatattgatgtaAGTTAATTTTATCATGTCATTTATAAAGTTAAGTTTAAGATAACACATACCAATCATTTTTGGTGGAATATAATATAGAAGTTAGGTATTTCGCCTAAAATACGTATCTTCTTATGGTGtgtctctcaaaatttttatcCCTACAGCGATGAGTTTATCGTCTCACCATGTCCCGATAGATAATACATGTTACTTATGTAAGTTTAATCAAGATtcaacaatccaatttctttttgttttgtcaGATTGTTAGGACTATTTGGAACAATACTCTATTTTGGTCTATTTTAAAGTCATATCGTGATGCTCCTTTTCTTGATTGTGATGTATATTTTTCGAATACTCCACGACTCTTTTAAGTAAGGGGGTTTTGAAACTGATTGTGATTCTATGTTGGACGATTCGGTATGAGATTTGACATTATCCGAAACAAATTTAATGTTGTTGTAGTGGTGAGAGATGTCAGGGGCTAGTTCGTGGCGTGCAAGCTTGTTCTATCCGGCATCAAAGGTCAGTTGCAGGTGCGGAGCTGGTTCAGATTTGTTATGGCATGGATTTTTGTTTGCGTCCTGGTTTCGACAATATGTGTATATTTTCAGACTCCCTTGATGTCGTTCAGGCAGTGCATCGAGCTTGGTCCAGTCGGAACATTGGCATTGGAAATTCAATTCATGTAAAAGTTTGCTGCTTTCACTTCTCTTCGTCACATGCGACTGACGGCCAATGGTGCAGACACATTTTTTAGCCCACAGAGCTTTGTATCTTTTTTCGAAGATTGAATGGCTAAATGATGGTATCTTATTGTAGCTCATTAATCTTGTAACACGTACGGGTCTTACCGAATTAATTTTATGCAaggttttcattcaaaaattaaaaaaaaaaaaactaaatatatttgGTAGCCGGTGTGTGGTATACGTGTACTTCGGGAAAGGAAAATTGTGTACTGCACTGTCAAGCAATGTAACATTTCGGGGGAGACAGTTTGTGTGATCGAAATTAATTGTCCGATTATCTTATTCATTTAATTTCCGCCACAAAAAAAAATCTCCTTGAGAAACATTAGTACTCGTCTATTGATCTGAACCACATAAAGATAATAGTACACaagacattttaaattttttgttagaaGAATTTACGCTTTTATATCCGTAGGATGGATCGGTTTAATTTATATGTaccatgaaaaataataattgtggaATAAAATGTGATAATTTTTCGTGAATTGAGTTAGATTCAAGACCATCTAACAAAATTGATTTACGatttcacataagtttttgtatttaaataatttgcgtcgaatatatttatattgatgattttAATCAAATATACCGATTATTAAGAGAGagagttgaaaaaaaaaatttcaaaagtaATAAACAACATGCAATAATAATTATGTTATTCTTGTTTTCGGATATGAAAACTATGTTTTGCGAATGATCCTAATCTTTAATTGTGAATGAAGGGAAATAATATTGTCGAGTTTGTTAGAATTatagaattaaattatttccctaattatatattttcttattgatttaaattgagTATGGAAGTATTATGTGATTTTGCCTTTCTtaagataatgagataattgtacaaatatatttaagcatattgttgatttattgagatattatatttttgttaatgatttgatgagatatgatatcaatgtttaaatagagtttatttctaaACAAACTCTTATCTTCTCTTGTTTAACAGATTTCCTTATGAGATAAGGCTCTCATCTATAAAAAGGAAGACCAAAGACTTTGTAGGGCTGGCCGTTCTTTCTCAACATTATACACGCACGTTGCACGTTCTGAATCTTAGAGAAGAACACTTTCAACGTTACTGTTGCCCTGAAGACTGCCGATAGCAATTGTTGCCTTGAGTGTTGGGAACATCTtcagacaacatccgtgacgAAGTTGGCCGAAGAGTGTTTCTGAAACTCTAGTTTTCGTTGACGTTTCTTTTGCTTTCTTATTTACATTTTAATATTGTTGGTTGTTTTAGAAAGCTTTatttctcaacttgttgagaaaattgatttttatcataatcactagtgataggtttttgtgtaaacgatttggttttctagtgattaatttttgccataaggcaccgcacaagtatttatacttgtgcatattcaATCTTGTCCATCGTATTTATTTAAAGCAAATTTGTATTacaaactttaattttccgctgcatgttgtccgagatgttgtaacatctggcacaacacttaattctgattAAACACAAATTCACTATTTTACATCCTATtctgatattttcattatttttattatctgtcggacaaaataaatcctaacaagtggtatcagagcttccACTTGACATACTAAGTGCTGATTCTGGCTTTTGTTTTGTGTCGACAGAATAAATAATCAATGGATACATCACTTGCTAATGCAGCGCTTCGACCACCAGTCCTAGATGGAACCAATTACAGCCTATGGAAGGTCAAAATGAGATAATACATAAAATCCTTAGATGAAAGGGCATGGCAGCGTGTCATCAATGGATGGACTTCACCAAGCATGACAGATCAAGATGGTGACAGCCTACCAAAACCCGAAACTGACTGGATTGCTGATGAAGTGCAAAGTTCGAACTATAACTCAAAGGCCTTGAATGCTATATTTACGTCAGTTGACACAAACATGTTCAGTTTAATCACAAACTGTACTTCTGCTAAAAGCGCATGGGATACCCTCCAAAGACACTGTGAAGGTTCCGAAAGTGTGCGACGAACCAGATTGAGAATGCTTTCTTCCAAATTCGAGATAATGAGGATGGAAGAATCTGAGAACATATTGGAATATGATCGTCGCCTACGAGAAATTGCTAATGAGGCGTTCAGTCTTGGAGATCCCATCTCTAATGAACGACTAGTTAGTAAGGTTCTCCGTTCTTTGCCTGAAagattcaacataaaaatctgTGCGATAGATGAAGCCAAGGATACGACGCAAATGGCTTTGGAAGACCTTATCAGTTCACTTCGGACTTTTGAGATGAACTTAGACATGCAGAAGAAGGATAAAGGGAAAACAATTGCATTCCAAGCTTCAAACAACACCTACAATGACCTAATTCAAATATCCCAAGAAGTCAATGAATCAGACCTTTGTGAGGACTCTATCTCCTTTATCACAAAAAAATTCGGGgattatttgaaaagaattagagataagaagaaggatgcacaacccTCAAAATTTCCAAGTCTTCCTACACCTGAAAGACCACAAAGACTTCCTGGCAAACAACAATCTCAACCGAGGAATGAAGGCAGAGAGAAATTTGACTCAAAGAAGTATGATTCAGTGCAGTGTAGAGAGTGTAAGGGGTTTGGTCACTATGCCAATGAATGTGCCAACAGATTGCGGAAAAATAAAGGCTACAATGTTTCCCTAAGCGATGAAGAATCTGATGTGGATGAGAAATACGCTGATGACGATAATCAAACCTCCTTGACTGCATTATTGACAGAAAAACACTGGCTGCAAGTGAACCCTTCAGGTGTTGCCCTAGGTGTTGCCACACCTGTCCGCAACATCTGCGAAAAATCAGTCTGTTTACAATCTACAGCTTCTGAAAATTCGAATGTAGATGATGAATTGGAAGTTGATGATGAAGATATCACTCTTGAGAGTATACAAAAACTCTATGAAGAGTTGTTTGAAGATTGGACTAAAAGAAACAAGTTGAACTCAAGTCTCATGAAGGAGAACATCGATCTAAAAGCCGTGGTTGCCAAACTTGAAGTAATCCTGAGCAAAAAGGATTTGGAACTAGGTAAAACCAAGGACGAACTTCAAAAGGCAACTGAGACTTTGTCCAAATTCAATTCAAGCACATCCAAGCTTGATtccatacttttgatgggaagagatgacaagaaaggCTTAGGTTTCAAAGACAGTGTGTTCGAAATTGGTGAATCCTCAAATTCAACTGTTTTTGTGAAAGGAAAAGCTGATACATCAACACAGCCTCAACCCACGCCCTCAATCAAAAGTGATCCTCCGAAAAGACAACATGCTGCACCCGTtcctaagaaaagaaaacacaggtatgtatgtcattactgttttaagcctggacatatcaggcccTACTGTTTTAAACTCAGGGATGACTGCATGAATCGAAAGTCGAGTCGGATGTTGCCCCGAATGTTGTCCAACATTTCCCGAAACACCTCCCACCATCGACCTACAGTAAGACAAATTTGGGTACCAAAGGTAAAGACTCGCTGTAAAGTTGTCTATACTTCTTTAAAAACTAACACTGCAGGTTATTGGtattttgatagtggaagctcacgcCACATGACGGGATCACGAGAATATCTTATCGATTATGTTGAACAAAAATGTGGTAGAGTAACCTATGGAGGGGGAGCTAaaggaaaaattgttggaaagggaaccttgaatgttgaaggactaccaaagctccacaatgtgcttcatgttgaaggattaaattcaaatttgataagcaTAAGCCAATTGTGTGATGATAATTTGCATGTGAAGTTCGATAAACATacttgtgaagtttttgatgaaactaaCATGTGCATAATGACAGGTACAAGGTCTTCGGATAATTGCTATCAAATAGGTGAAGAACgttcatgcaaacatgcacaAATTACTGAACTCGACCTTTGGCATCAAAAACTCggtcatgcaaacttcaaaacCTTGAAAAATTTGAGTAAGTACGATGCTGTACGAGGTATGCCTAATCTTTCATCTGGTATACCATATGTGTGCGGAGATTGTCAAAAAGGTAAACAGATTCGCATGTCGCATCCAGTGTTGCCAACATCTGGAACAACACGCTGTCTGGAGTTACTACATATGGACCTTATGGGTCCTATGGAAGTTGAAAGCCTCGGAGGTAAGAAATATTCCTTTGTGtgtgttgatgatttctcacgtTTTTCATGGGTTAGATTTATTAGAGAGAAATCAGATACTTTCAATGTATTCAAAACTTTGATCAAAAGAATCACCAACTTCCACAACCTGAAGGTGAGAAGGATCAGGACTGATCATGGTAAAGAATTTGAAAACTCTTCATTCTCATCTTTTTGTGACAGGAAAGGaatttcacatgaattttcagcaCCAAAAACCCCACAGCAAAATGGCATTGCCGAACGCAAAAACAGGACGTTGCAAGAAATGGCAAGGGTGATGCTAGCTTCGAAGAGTATTTCAAAGCGTTTTTGGGCAGAGGCCCTAAATACGGCTTGTCATATTTCAAATAGGgtgtatttaagaagtggttcaaccatgacttcttatgaaataatcatgggaaagaagcctaatcttaaatattttcatgtttttggttgtgtGTGTTACACTTTGAATGACAGGGATCAACTTGCTAAGTTTGATTCAAAGAGTGATAAGTGTTTATTTTTGGGATATGCCACTGATAGTCGTGCTTATCGTATGCTTAACTTAAGAACTAGGACTATTGTGGAATctattaatgttgtttttgatgattgtGCAGATCTCAAGAAGAAAACTGCTGAAGATGATGTGGAAGACCTACTGGAAATTCCAATCATACTGGAAAATGCAGATGTTGCcccagatgttgcaacatctggcacaacat comes from Primulina huaijiensis isolate GDHJ02 chromosome 2, ASM1229523v2, whole genome shotgun sequence and encodes:
- the LOC140957865 gene encoding uncharacterized protein; protein product: MDTSLANAALRPPVLDGTNYSLWKVKMRCYIKSLDERAWQRVINGWTSPSMTDQDGDSLPKPETDWTADEVQSSNYNSKALNAIFTSVDTNMFSLITNCTSAKSAWDTLQRHCEGSESVRRTRLRMLSSKFEIMRMEESDNILEYDRRLREIANEAFSLGNPISNERLVSKVLRSLPERFNIKICAIDEAKDTRQMALEDLISSLRTFEMNLDMQKKDKGKTIAFQASNNTYNDLIQISQEVNESDLCEDSSSFITKKFGDYLKRIRDKKKDAQPSKFPSLPTPERPQRLPGKQKSQPRNEGREKFDSKKYDSVQCRECKGFGHYANECVNRLRKNKGYNVSLSDEESDVDEKYADDDNQTSLTALLTEKHWLQVNPSGVALGVATPVRNICEKSVCLQSTASENLNVDDELKVDDEDITLESIQKLYEELFEDWTKRNKLNSSLMKENIDLKAVVDKLEVILSKKDLELGTTKDELQKATETLSKFNSSTSKLDSILLMGRDDKNGLGFKDSVFEIGESSNSTVFVKGKADTSTQPQPTPSIKSDPPKRQHSAPVPKKRKHRVIGTRSSDNCYQIGEERSCKHAQITELDLWHQKLGHANFKTLKNLSKYDAVRGMPNLSSGIPYVCGDCQKGKQIRMSHPVLPTSGTTRCLELLHMDLMGPMEVESLGGKEFHMNFQHQKPHSKMALPNAKTGRCKKWQGDQLAKFDSKSDKCLFLGYATDSRAYRMLNLRTRTIVESINVVFDDCADLKKKTAEDDVEDLLEIPIILENADVAPDVATSGTTCDTEVTKSQEDAHSDDEAVDDGSCIPSKIQKNHPASQIIGGMHEEVRTRKKDKVDYRKMVGLVCMSTIYSKVRFSCFVSQLEPKNVDDALKDEFWINAMHDELEEFVRNDVWTLVPPPDHGNIIGTKWIFKNKTDESGNIIRNKARLVAQGYTQVEGVDFDETFAPVARIEQPKGFEDPHNLDHVYKLKKALYGLKQAPRAWYGRLTEYLLEIGFKRGENGKLVGSEDEIIKMENHAA
- the LOC140957875 gene encoding uncharacterized protein; translation: MTDQDGDSLPKPETDWIADEVQSSNYNSKALNAIFTSVDTNMFSLITNCTSAKSAWDTLQRHCEGSESVRRTRLRMLSSKFEIMRMEESENILEYDRRLREIANEAFSLGDPISNERLVSKVLRSLPERFNIKICAIDEAKDTTQMALEDLISSLRTFEMNLDMQKKDKGKTIAFQASNNTYNDLIQISQEVNESDLCEDSISFITKKFGDYLKRIRDKKKDAQPSKFPSLPTPERPQRLPGKQQSQPRNEGREKFDSKKYDSVQCRECKGFGHYANECANRLRKNKGYNVSLSDEESDVDEKYADDDNQTSLTALLTEKHWLQVNPSGVALGVATPVRNICEKSVCLQSTASENSNVDDELEVDDEDITLESIQKLYEELFEDWTKRNKLNSSLMKENIDLKAVVAKLEVILSKKDLELGKTKDELQKATETLSKFNSSTSKLDSILLMGRDDKKGLGFKDSVFEIGESSNSTVFVKGKADTSTQPQPTPSIKSDPPKRQHAAPVPKKRKHRYVCHYCFKPGHIRPYCFKLRDDCMNRKSSRMLPRMLSNISRNTSHHRPTVRQIWVPKVKTRCKVVYTSLKTNTAGYWYFDSGSSRHMTGSREYLIDYVEQKCGRVTYGGGAKGKIVGKGTLNVEGLPKLHNVLHVEGLNSNLISISQLCDDNLHVKFDKHTCEVFDETNMCIMTGTRSSDNCYQIGEERSCKHAQITELDLWHQKLGHANFKTLKNLSKYDAVRDLKKKTAEDDVEDLLEIPIILENADVAPDVATSGTTCDTEVTKSQEDAHSDDEAVDDGSCIPSKIQKNHPASQIIGGMHEEVRTRKKDKVDYRKMVGLVCMSTIYSKVRFSCFVSQLEPKNVDDALKDEFWINAMHDELEEFVRNDVWTLVPPPDHGNIIGTKWIFKNKTDESGNIIRNKARLVAQGYTQVEGVDFDETFAPVARIESIRLLLAIACFMKIKLFQMDVKSAFLNGILCEEVYVRQPKGFEDPHNLDHVYKLKKALYGLKQAPRAWYGRLTEYLLEIGFKRGEVDKTLFIQKSKGEILICQIYVDDIIFGSSSQKHANDFVECMSSTFEMSMVGELSYFLGLQIKQLHDGIFLCQSKYAKNLIKKFANENTKHMKTPMGSNEKLSKDDAAENADNTLYRSIIGSLLYLTASRPDLMFSVCLCARYQSNPKISHLKAVKRILRYIAGTIELGLWYTRETNSNLVGFSDADWAGDLDDRKSTSGGCFYLGNNLISWHSRKQNCVSLSTAESEYVAAGSGCTQLLWMNQMIEDYGLKSEPLVMYCDNSSAINISKNPVQHSRTKHIDIRHHFIRDLVEKGLIRMEFVDTNNQLADIFTKALDFERFSNLRKSLSMCAM